The Persephonella hydrogeniphila region CTATCATCAAAATGAATTATCTGATCTCCTATTATCTGATATGTCTCATGCCCTTTTCCTGCAATAAGAACAATATCTCCTTTTTCAGCCAGTTCTACTGCTTTTTTGATCGCTTTTTCTCTATCAGGAATAACTGTAATTTTTTCTTTTTGCTGGATACCCTTTTTGATATCTTCTATTATTTTTAATGGATTTTCTGTTCTGGGATTGTCAGTTGTGATAACAACTATATCTGAGAGCTCAGACGCAACTTTTCCCATTAATGGTCTTTTTCCTTTGTCTCTGTCTCCTCCGGCACCGAAAACTGTTATAACTCTTCCTTTTTTAAACTGATTTAAGGTCTCAAGTATATTTTTTAATGCATCTGGTGTATGGGCATAATCTATAACAACTGTAAAATCATTTCCTTTAACTATTTCTACTCTTCCCCTTACTGGTTTTAATCTTTTTATGTTTTCTATTAAATCTTTTACAGGAAACTCCATCTTTACCATAAGAGAAAAAGCAGCAGCTACATTGTACACATTAAAAAGACCTATCAGGGAGGTTCTAATCTGATGTTTTTCTTCTCCATAGGCAATACAAAACTGCGAGCCTTTTTCTGATAGTTTCAGATCTGTAATAACAAAGTCTGTATTTTTTCTCCCGTATCCTGATACATTTTTATCCCTGTATTTTTCGTATATTCTTCTTCCGTAAATATCGTCTGTATTGATAACAGCAGGTGTATATCTCCCGATGGCTTTAAAAAGTTTTTCTTTGGCATTGAAGTAACTCTCCATATCTTTATGGTAATCAAGGTGATCCTGAGAAAGGTTTGTAAAAACAGTTCCTGAGAAATCTGTTCTGTATACTCTGTACTGGTCTAAAGCATGAGACGATATTTCAGCAACAACGTACTCTGCTCCCATGTCTCTCATCTTTCTTAAAAGGGAAAACCATTCTATAGAATCTGGAGTTGTTCTTCCTTCTGATATAACCCTTTCTCCAACCCTGTAGTTTATAGTTCCTATAACACCTACATTCTTTCCTGAGAGTTCTAAAAGCTGGGCAATTAAATGAGAAACTGTTGTTTTTCCGTTAGTCCCTGTAACTCCTATAACTTTTAGTTCTTTATCTGGATGTTCGTAAAATTTTCTTGCAACTTCGGCCTGCTTTTTTCTTGTGTTCTCTGTATAGATAATAGAGATATCCGGAAACTGATTTTTTACTTTTACAGCTGTGTTTATATCTTCAGCAACTACACATACAGCTCCTTTCTTTATTGCTTCTTCTACAAACTGATGTCCATCTGATTTTGTACCTTTTATGGCAAAAAATATGAAGTTTTTATCAACATTTTTTGAGTTATTTGTAATTCCTGCTACAAGTTTTTCTTTTCCTAAATGAAAAAAATCATTCTTATCAAAAAGTTGGTTTATATTTTTCAAATCCATATTTATAATAGTTTAAACTTTTTGGAGAAAAAAATATATGAACTTTCTTTTCCATATCTACATTTCGAAAGAAGATAAAGATGAGATGATAGGAAACTTTCTCGGAGATTTTGTTAAGGGAGAATACGGAAATGTATACCCTCCTTCTATTCAAAAAGGAATTATAATACACAGAAAACTTGATGGATTTTCAAATAAAACTACTGCTTACAAGAAAAATAAAACTTTATTTCCAGAAAAACTGAAAAAAATTTCTCCTGTTGCAATAGATATTTTTTACGATCATTTCCTTGCAAAAAATTTCAAAAAACTGTGTAATCTGGATCTGCTGGATTTTTCCCTTGATTTTTACAATCTGTTAGAAGTAGTCGAACCAAAACCGGAAAGACTGAAAAAGATATTTCCATATCTAAAGGAAGAAAACTGGCTTTACAGATATACAGAAATTGATTTCATCGAATTAACTGTAAAAAGAGTATCAAGAAGATTTAAAAGGAAAAACGATCTACCGGAATGTTTCTCTGTTTTCTGGGAAAACTACAGTACTCTCGAGGAATATTTTTTCTTATTTCATAATGAGATTTTAGATTTCAAGCATCTTCTCGATAGTAAGCTTAACACTTTCCCCAAGAGCAATTAGATTATAACCACCTTCAAGCATAAATAAGAACGGAACGTCCTTTGTTTTCAGTATGTTTTCTACTATTTTTCCGATTCCTTCAGTTGATACCTCAAGATATGTCAGTGGATCATCCATGTGGAGATCGTAACCAGCAGATACCATTATGATATCTGGGTCAAAATTATCTATTAAAGGGGGAAGTTCTTCTGAATAAACTTTTTCATAAACATCATCTCCAGTTCCTGCAGGAAGGGGAACGTTGTAGGTATAACCGTATCCTTTTCCTGTTCCTTTTTCTTCTTTAGAACCTGTACCGGGATAAAAAGGGTACTCATGTGTAGAGAAATAAAAAACTGTGTCGTCTTCATAAAAGGCTTTCTGGGTGCCGTTTCCATGATGGGCATCAAAATCTATTATAAAAACTTTTTCAAACCCCTGTTTTTGTGCATATCTGGCAGCTATGGCTATATTATTAAAAATACAAAAACCCATAGCCTTTGAATACTCTGCATGATGTCCCGGAGGTCGAACTGCAGCAAACACTCTATCTACTTCTCCTCTCTTTATCCTATCTACAGCCTCAAGCCCTGCTCCTACTGCATATAGTGCAGCTTCGTAAGAAAAAATCGAACATCTTGTATCAGGGTCAAGGTATGTTCCACCTGCAGAGCACAAGTCCATGATTTCCTGTGGGTAATACTGGTCGTGGACAAGGGCTACATCTTTTGCAGTTGCTCTTCTTGGCTTTATGATTATTAGCTTTTCTTTTATCAGATCAACATACTCGTTTATCGCAACAAGCCTGTTAGGAGATTCTGGATGCCCCTCTCCTGTGTCATGTTTCAGGTATATATCGTCGTATATATATCCAACCCTCTTCATTTTTTACTCCTTGTAAGGAATTTTTTTATTCCATTAATAAATTTGGCAAATAAATCTTTGTTTGTTTCTTTTTCTGTTTCAGGATATAAAGGAGTAGTAAATCTGTGCTTTATATTATCAAGGAGTATAAACTCATCACACACCCTTCTAAGCTCATATGAACTTGTCTTTTTAAAGGATGCGTTTTCAACCCTTTTTCCCAGCTCCTGTATTTTTTCAACAACTGGGACAAAATCACTATCCCCGCTCACAAGAACAACAGTGTCATAAGCATTTTTGAAGGCAAGGCTTATCATATCTGTTGCTATGAGGATGTCTATCCCTTTTTCTATGTAACCTTCTGGTGTTTTTTTAAGAGGCATGGTTTTTACTTTGATGCCTATATTCTGGAGTTCTTTCAAAAAACCCATCTGTTTTTTTAGCTGTTCCCTTACTTCTTTCGGAAGGTCTCCAGATGGAATCCCTGTGTAAAAGTAGGCTCTCAATAACCATCTATCTTTTCTGAGTATTTCTACTAATTTTTTGTAGTTTATCTTCAGTTTAAGGGCATTTGTTGCGTGAAACATATTCCCACCGTCTATAAATATAACAACTTTTTCGTTTGGATATCTGTAAACGATTTTTGTCTCTTTTTTCTTTTTTCTGAATATTCCTAACATTTTTTCCCTTTTTTTAATTAATCTTTAATATTTCTTTTATTATTTCAAGCCAGTGTATTTATCTAAGAATTCCTTCTTGAACTCTAAAAATTTGCTTTCTTTTATAGACTTTCTTATCTCTTCCATAAGTCTTGTATAAAATCTCAGGTTATGGATAGTAGCTAAAATCATTCCTGTTATCTCTTCTGCATTGAACAGATGTCTCACATACCCCCTTGAAAAATTTTTACATGTATAACAGTCACACTCACTATCTACAGGCTCATCTGAAAATCTGTGCTTTGCTGCTTTTATATTCAGTCTTCCGTATGTGGTAAAGAGGGTGCCGTTTCTGGCATTTCTTGTAGGCATAACGCAATCAAACATATCAACTCCCCTTTCAACGCTTTCTATTATATTCTCTGGAGTTCCGACCCCCATCAGATATCTCGGTTTATCTTCCGGTATAAAAGGAATAACAATTTCCGTCATTTCATACATAAGCTCTGCAGGTTCTCCAACGGACAATCCTCCAATAGAATATCCATCCATATCAAGATCAACAGTTTTTATGGCGCTTTCCCTTCGTAAATCGCTGTAAACAGAACCCTGTATAATACCAAAAAGAGCCTGCCACTCATTTTTTTTAGCTTTTTTAGACCTTTCAAGCCATCTTATAGTTTTATCTACAGCATCTTTTGCTGTTGTATGGCTCACAGGATACGGGGGGCATACATCAAGAGGCATCATTATATCGCTTCCTATAATCTCCTGTATATGAATAACAAGCTCAGGGGTGAAAAAATGCCATGAACCATCTAAATGGGATTTAAACTTAACACCTTCTTCTGTCAAAATAACCTCTGCTTTGTGTTTTCCTTCTTTCTTCTTTTCTCTGGATAATGAAAACACCTGAAATCCACCACTATCTGTGAGAATGGGCTTTCCCCAGTTCATAAATCTGTGAAGCCCACCAAAATACTCTAAAACCTCAATCCCCGGTCTGAGATACAGATGGTATGTATTTCCAAGTATGATCTGGGGTTTTGTGGATAGAAGCTGTTCTTTTGTTACAGCTTTTACAGTTCCCTGTGTTCCTACAGGCATGAATACTGGAGTTTCAATCTCCCCATGGGCGGTATAAATCTTTCCAAGCCTTGCGTTCCCATCTTTTTTTAAAAGCTCAAATTCGAACAGTTATTAATCCTCCTCGATTAATAATAGTTATTGTTGACAGTTTAAATACAGAGCATTAGTTTTATAGGAAATATAAAAATATCAAAAAATAAAGTGGGGGTAAAGGTATGGTACTTATTGAGTGGAGTGAAGAACTTGAGCTTGGAATTCCAGAGATAGATAACCAACACAAAAGGCTTGTTGAGATGTTAAATGAGTTTTACACAGAGTTAGAAGAAGGACATCAAAGTGAGGCTGTTGAGCATTTTTTGAAAAATCTTGAGGATTATCTGAATTACCATCTTGATTATGAAGAAAAATTTATGGAAGAGATAGGATTTCCCCAGCTTGAAAACCACAAAAAAACCCATGATATGTTTAAAAAGCTCTATGCAGAGGAAAAAAACAGGTATTTAGAAGGTGATACAAAAGCTCTTAGAGAACTTGTTGCTTTTGCATTTTCATGGCTGTTTTCCCATATAATGAAAACAGACAAAAAGTATGCAGAATTTTTGAAAGAAAAAGGAGCTTAAATCTTTTCAACTAAAACATCAATAAGATCATCTATATTGTGGAATATCTCTTGTTCTCCAGACTCCATGTCTTTAAGTTCTGGTTTTTCAGAGACAAAAACAACATATCTTGCACCTATTTTATTTGCAAGTTTCATCCTTGCCTTTAGGCTTCCCTCTTTCAAAATTAGCTCTGTTTTAATCCCCTTACCTCTTAGTTTTTCTGTTGCTTTCAATCCTTCTATATTGAACTCTGATACAACAGGTATTACAACAACAAGGTTTTTTTCTGCAGGTACTTTCTCAACAAGAAGCATAAGCCTTTCTATTCCTACGGCAAATCCAAGGGCAGGAGTGTCTGGTCCACCAAGCTGCTTTACAAGTGTGTCGTATCTTCCTCCTGCAGCAACTGTTCCCTGTGCTCCTATCTTATCTGTTATAAACTCAAAAACTGTATCTGTGTAATAGTCCAGCCCTCTAACAAGTCTTGGATTTACAGTGTAGTTTATCTTTAAAGCATTTAGATACTCTTTCAGTTTTTCAAAACGCTGTAAGCTTTCCTCAGATATAAAATCAATTAAAACAGGAGCATCTTTTGTAGCTTCCTTACAACTTTCCACTTTGCAATCAAGAACTCTTAATGGATTTCTCTCTATCCTCTTTTTACAGTCTTCACACAGTAGGGATTCTTTTTTCTTTAGATATTCTTTCAGAACTTCAATGTATTTTTTTCTGCTTTCAAAATCTCCAAGCGTATTGATCTCAAGCCTGACATCTATACCTAACTGGTCAAGGATGTCCTTTACCATTTTTATAAGCTCAGCATCAGCTACCGGAGAACTAACACCAAATATCTCTGCACCAATCTGGTGAAACTGTCTGTATCTCCCAGCCTGGGGTCTTTCGTACCTGAACATCGCTCCTTCATAAAAAAGCTTGTGGTAACCACCTTTTGCATACAGCTTTTCTTCTATATATGCTCTTACTGCAGATGCTGTTCCCTCAGGCCTTAGAGCTACCTTTCTTCCTCCTCTATCTTCAAAAACGTACATCTCTTTCTGAACAATATCCGTCTCTTCACCAACAGATCTAATAAACAGTGAAACATCTTCTACATATGGAAGTATTATCTCTTCAAAGTTGTATTTCTCAAAAATATCCCTTGCAGTATCTACAACAAATCTGTATTTTTTTGCATCTTCTCCGTATATATCCTGAAATCCTCTGACTTTTTTTATCTGGGACAACTTTTTCCTCCTGATTTTTTAAAAATTATAAACCAAGAGAAGATAAAACTTTTTTATAGCATGAAGGACAGAAATAATAACTCTTCCTGTCTGTATCTTCAATAGAGTTTGAGAAATGCATAACGCATTCAGGGTTTGGACAGTGACCGAGACCAAGAGTATGACCTATCTCGTGGACAGCCTCTTTTGTTACTCTGTCCATAAAGATTTCATAATTCTCAGGTATGCCGTAAAAACTGTTATGTAGTCTGTAAGTGGATATAACAGCTGTTTTTGTAAGTGGAGAGGCTACACCAAAAACAAAATTTAATTCTGGTTCATACAGATCTTTTGAAACTATTCCTAAGATTATCTCATTATCTTTTTTAAATTTAAGCAAATCCTTAAGAAAATAGCTACCAAGATATTGATTTCTATAGTTATCAAAAGCAATTTGTGGAATCATCACAGGAGAGTTCCACATAACAGGAGTTTTAAAAATTTCCACCAGTCGGCCTGTCAGGAGATTTTTGTCAATATTATCTTCTGGAGAATAAGGTTGTAGGCGTATAAATCTAATATTCAATAGATTTCCTCCCTTGGTATATAAAAATATATCTGGATATAAAAATTTCAAAAAATCTTTGATTTTTGTCAAAAAACCTTTTAAAATAACTCAAACAGCGTTTTAAAAGAGGTGGGAAGATGGATACATTTAAACTTAAAGTTTTCAGGTATGATCCAACGAAAGATACTGAACCTTATTACAAAACCTATGAACTTCCTGTTGAAAAAGGAATGACTGTACTTGCAGCATTATTTAGAGCAAAGGAAGAGCAGGATCCTACAATATCTTTCCGTTATAACTGCCGTGCAGCTATTTGTGGTTCCTGTGCAATGAGAATAAATGGACATGCAACTCTCGCTTGTAAAGTCCAGATAACCCATCTTTTGGATAAATACCAGACAAATACTATAACTGTTGAGCCGATAGGAAATGTAAAAACATTAAAAGACCTTATCTACGATATGGATTGGCTTGTGGATAAACTAAAAAGAGTTAAACCATGGTTTATACCTAAAGAACCGCCTCCTCCAGATGGAACTGAGTACAGACAGGATCCTTATGACCACCACAGGATAGATTTTGCATCAGACTGTATCCTGTGTGCTTCATGTATGTCAGACTGTAATGCACTGAAAGCCAATAAAAATTATCTTGGACCTATGGTTCATTCCAAAGCATACAGATTTATAGCAGATACAAGAGATGGAGAGAAAAAAGAGAGATTTGAAGCTGTTCTTGATGATTTTAATCTTGAGTGGTGCGTCAGATGTATGGAATGTACAACAAGATGTCCAAAAGAGGTTCAACCCTATGAAAATATCATAAGGCTGAGAATAATGGCTGCAGAAGCGGGATATAAAACTCCCGGAGAGATTCACGCAGAAATTTTTGAACAGGATATTTACAACAGGGGACTTCTCAACGAGATGCTACTTCCTATGAGGCAGGAAGGCATTTTGGGGGCTATCAAAAGGGCACCTTTTGGTATAAAAATGATGCTAAAAGGGAAAGTAAACTATGCTGATTTCTTTGGTGGTCATAAAATAAAGAGATTAGAGGAAGTTCAGAAAATATATGAAGTAGCAAAACAGAAAGAAAAAGAAGTTAAGATAAGAATTCCACAAATAATGGGCGTAATTTATGAAGATAAAAGAAAAACAAGAAAAAGGCCCAATTACGCAGAAACTGGAGGTAATGAATAATGGCTGAACTTAAATATGCTTTCTATACAGGATGCTCTGCAAAGGGAGTTGCTCCTGAGCTCTACAACTCAACAAAAATAGTAGCTGAAAAGCTTGGAATGGAACTTATAGAACTTGAAGCTGCTACATGTTGTGGAGCAGGTGCTGTTCAGGAAAAAGATGAATTCCTTGCCCTTACAATAAATGCAAGGAATCTTGCCCTTGCTGAAGAGTTGGGGTTGGATCTTCTAACAATCTGTAACACCTGCACACTTATGCTCAGGGAAACAAAATTCAAGCTTGATAATGATCCTGAACTGAAAGATGCAGTTAATGAAGTTCTTAAAGAGGCAGGTCTCGAGTACAAAGGTACTTCTGAAGTAACACATTTTCTATGGGAAGTTATAGACGGAGTAGGGCTTGATAAACTTAAAGAGATGGTTGTAAGACCTTTGAAAGATTTTAATATAGCTCCTTTTTACGGATGTCATATAATAAGACCTCCTTACCTTATCGGATATGAAGACCCTGATAATCCAAAATCTATAGAAATGATAATTGAAGCAATCGGTGGAAATCCTGTAGACCATACAGCAAGACTTGCCTGCTGTGGTTTTCATTCATTCTGGTCAGCGGAAGACAAGGTAACACTTAAACTTACTGCGATGGATGCAGAATCTGCAAAAGAGGAAAACGCAGATTTTATGGTTACTCCATGTCCTCTCTGCCATACACAGCTTGATGCAATGCAGGAAGAAGCAGAAGAGAGAATAGGTGTTAATATAGGAATGCCTGTTTTACATCTTCCACAGATGATAGGCCTTGCAATAGGACTGAAACCTAAGGAGTTAGGTCTCGAAAAACATGTTATCTCAACAAAAGAAATAATTCAAAAAGTCGCATAAAAAGGGGCTTTTAGCCCCCTTTGTCTAATTTTTATGATATAGCTTATACAAATATCGTCAATAATTATATAAAAATGTTTGCATTAATATGCTGAGTTTATATATAATTATTATTAGCAATATTCTAATATATGAAAAAACTTAAAAGGTGGTGGGCGATATGAGTGAAGAAATTTTAGTGGACAAGAAAGAAAGATGGAAAGATGAAGAGTTTTTAGAAGAGAATGCAGAACTTCTAAAAGCTCTTGCACATCCTAACAGACTTAAAATCATAGGGTTCTTAAGCTCTGGAAAAAAATGTGTGAAGCACATCTGGGAAGCTCTTGACCTGCCTCAGCCAAATGTATCCCAACACTTGTCTGTTTTAAGGAATAAAGGTATACTAGGTTATAAGAGGCAGGGGTCTATAGTTTGCTACTACATAAAAAATAAAAAAGCTCTAGAAATTTACAAGCTACTACTAAAGGAGGAATAAAATATGGCTGGTAAAGTATGTATTGTTAACGAGTCCAACTGGGAGCAGGAAGTTCTTAATTCAGATGTTCCTGTATTGGTTGATTTCTGGGCACCTTGGTGTGGACCATGTAGATTAATTGCACCTGTGATAGAGGAACTTGCAGAAGAGCTTGAAGGAAAAGCAAAAATCTGCAAACTTAACACAGACGAAAATCCAAATATAGCAATGAAGTATGGAATCAGAGCTATACCAACAATAATGGTATTCAAAAATGGACAGGTTGTTGATACAAAAGTAGGTGTTCAACCAAAAGAAGTTCTCAAAAGCCTTCTTGTTTAAGGTGAATAGGTGACAGTAGAGATACATCCAACCGCAATAGTTTCAAAAAATGCAAAATTAGGGGTCAACGTAAAAGTTGGCCCCTTTTCTATTATTGATGAAGATGTTGAGATAGGAGACAATACAGAGATATCATCAAATGTCAGAATAAAAAAATTCACAACCATCGGTGAAAGCTGTCTAATATCAGAAGGTGCTGTAATCGGAGGTATTCCTCAACATCTGGGATTCAAAGGTGAAGAAAGCTATGTAAAAATAGGAAATAATGTTGTAATAAGGGAGTATGTTACAATTCACAGAGGGACTTCTTTTGATGACGGGATAACAAGTATCGGGGATAATACTTATCTGATGGCTTATGTTCATGTAGCCCATGATTGCAAGGTAGGACATGACACAATCTTGGCAAATGCTGTAACTCTTGCAGGACATGTTAAAGTTGGTAATTATGTTTTTATAGGAGGTCTAACTCCGATACACCAGTTCTGTAGAATCGGTGATTATGCTATGGTTGGAGGAGCTTCAGCTGTTGATAAGGATATACCCCCTTTTACAAGAGCATCAAAAAATCATGCTATGCTTTATGGTCTGAATTTGGTTGGTCTTAAAAGGAGAGGATTTAC contains the following coding sequences:
- a CDS encoding bacteriohemerythrin, which gives rise to MVLIEWSEELELGIPEIDNQHKRLVEMLNEFYTELEEGHQSEAVEHFLKNLEDYLNYHLDYEEKFMEEIGFPQLENHKKTHDMFKKLYAEEKNRYLEGDTKALRELVAFAFSWLFSHIMKTDKKYAEFLKEKGA
- a CDS encoding UDP-N-acetylmuramoyl-L-alanyl-D-glutamate--2,6-diaminopimelate ligase; the protein is MKNINQLFDKNDFFHLGKEKLVAGITNNSKNVDKNFIFFAIKGTKSDGHQFVEEAIKKGAVCVVAEDINTAVKVKNQFPDISIIYTENTRKKQAEVARKFYEHPDKELKVIGVTGTNGKTTVSHLIAQLLELSGKNVGVIGTINYRVGERVISEGRTTPDSIEWFSLLRKMRDMGAEYVVAEISSHALDQYRVYRTDFSGTVFTNLSQDHLDYHKDMESYFNAKEKLFKAIGRYTPAVINTDDIYGRRIYEKYRDKNVSGYGRKNTDFVITDLKLSEKGSQFCIAYGEEKHQIRTSLIGLFNVYNVAAAFSLMVKMEFPVKDLIENIKRLKPVRGRVEIVKGNDFTVVIDYAHTPDALKNILETLNQFKKGRVITVFGAGGDRDKGKRPLMGKVASELSDIVVITTDNPRTENPLKIIEDIKKGIQQKEKITVIPDREKAIKKAVELAEKGDIVLIAGKGHETYQIIGDQIIHFDDREVAEKYIKKRQQMLPRQEKY
- a CDS encoding histone deacetylase family protein, whose protein sequence is MKRVGYIYDDIYLKHDTGEGHPESPNRLVAINEYVDLIKEKLIIIKPRRATAKDVALVHDQYYPQEIMDLCSAGGTYLDPDTRCSIFSYEAALYAVGAGLEAVDRIKRGEVDRVFAAVRPPGHHAEYSKAMGFCIFNNIAIAARYAQKQGFEKVFIIDFDAHHGNGTQKAFYEDDTVFYFSTHEYPFYPGTGSKEEKGTGKGYGYTYNVPLPAGTGDDVYEKVYSEELPPLIDNFDPDIIMVSAGYDLHMDDPLTYLEVSTEGIGKIVENILKTKDVPFLFMLEGGYNLIALGESVKLTIEKMLEI
- a CDS encoding ACP phosphodiesterase, producing the protein MNFLFHIYISKEDKDEMIGNFLGDFVKGEYGNVYPPSIQKGIIIHRKLDGFSNKTTAYKKNKTLFPEKLKKISPVAIDIFYDHFLAKNFKKLCNLDLLDFSLDFYNLLEVVEPKPERLKKIFPYLKEENWLYRYTEIDFIELTVKRVSRRFKRKNDLPECFSVFWENYSTLEEYFFLFHNEILDFKHLLDSKLNTFPKSN
- a CDS encoding CoB--CoM heterodisulfide reductase iron-sulfur subunit B family protein, yielding MAELKYAFYTGCSAKGVAPELYNSTKIVAEKLGMELIELEAATCCGAGAVQEKDEFLALTINARNLALAEELGLDLLTICNTCTLMLRETKFKLDNDPELKDAVNEVLKEAGLEYKGTSEVTHFLWEVIDGVGLDKLKEMVVRPLKDFNIAPFYGCHIIRPPYLIGYEDPDNPKSIEMIIEAIGGNPVDHTARLACCGFHSFWSAEDKVTLKLTAMDAESAKEENADFMVTPCPLCHTQLDAMQEEAEERIGVNIGMPVLHLPQMIGLAIGLKPKELGLEKHVISTKEIIQKVA
- a CDS encoding NYN domain-containing protein, whose translation is MLGIFRKKKKETKIVYRYPNEKVVIFIDGGNMFHATNALKLKINYKKLVEILRKDRWLLRAYFYTGIPSGDLPKEVREQLKKQMGFLKELQNIGIKVKTMPLKKTPEGYIEKGIDILIATDMISLAFKNAYDTVVLVSGDSDFVPVVEKIQELGKRVENASFKKTSSYELRRVCDEFILLDNIKHRFTTPLYPETEKETNKDLFAKFINGIKKFLTRSKK
- the tgt gene encoding tRNA guanosine(34) transglycosylase Tgt — protein: MFEFELLKKDGNARLGKIYTAHGEIETPVFMPVGTQGTVKAVTKEQLLSTKPQIILGNTYHLYLRPGIEVLEYFGGLHRFMNWGKPILTDSGGFQVFSLSREKKKEGKHKAEVILTEEGVKFKSHLDGSWHFFTPELVIHIQEIIGSDIMMPLDVCPPYPVSHTTAKDAVDKTIRWLERSKKAKKNEWQALFGIIQGSVYSDLRRESAIKTVDLDMDGYSIGGLSVGEPAELMYEMTEIVIPFIPEDKPRYLMGVGTPENIIESVERGVDMFDCVMPTRNARNGTLFTTYGRLNIKAAKHRFSDEPVDSECDCYTCKNFSRGYVRHLFNAEEITGMILATIHNLRFYTRLMEEIRKSIKESKFLEFKKEFLDKYTGLK
- a CDS encoding ArsR/SmtB family transcription factor, with amino-acid sequence MSEEILVDKKERWKDEEFLEENAELLKALAHPNRLKIIGFLSSGKKCVKHIWEALDLPQPNVSQHLSVLRNKGILGYKRQGSIVCYYIKNKKALEIYKLLLKEE
- a CDS encoding succinate dehydrogenase/fumarate reductase iron-sulfur subunit; this translates as MDTFKLKVFRYDPTKDTEPYYKTYELPVEKGMTVLAALFRAKEEQDPTISFRYNCRAAICGSCAMRINGHATLACKVQITHLLDKYQTNTITVEPIGNVKTLKDLIYDMDWLVDKLKRVKPWFIPKEPPPPDGTEYRQDPYDHHRIDFASDCILCASCMSDCNALKANKNYLGPMVHSKAYRFIADTRDGEKKERFEAVLDDFNLEWCVRCMECTTRCPKEVQPYENIIRLRIMAAEAGYKTPGEIHAEIFEQDIYNRGLLNEMLLPMRQEGILGAIKRAPFGIKMMLKGKVNYADFFGGHKIKRLEEVQKIYEVAKQKEKEVKIRIPQIMGVIYEDKRKTRKRPNYAETGGNE
- the trxA gene encoding thioredoxin: MAGKVCIVNESNWEQEVLNSDVPVLVDFWAPWCGPCRLIAPVIEELAEELEGKAKICKLNTDENPNIAMKYGIRAIPTIMVFKNGQVVDTKVGVQPKEVLKSLLV
- the hisS gene encoding histidine--tRNA ligase, translated to MSQIKKVRGFQDIYGEDAKKYRFVVDTARDIFEKYNFEEIILPYVEDVSLFIRSVGEETDIVQKEMYVFEDRGGRKVALRPEGTASAVRAYIEEKLYAKGGYHKLFYEGAMFRYERPQAGRYRQFHQIGAEIFGVSSPVADAELIKMVKDILDQLGIDVRLEINTLGDFESRKKYIEVLKEYLKKKESLLCEDCKKRIERNPLRVLDCKVESCKEATKDAPVLIDFISEESLQRFEKLKEYLNALKINYTVNPRLVRGLDYYTDTVFEFITDKIGAQGTVAAGGRYDTLVKQLGGPDTPALGFAVGIERLMLLVEKVPAEKNLVVVIPVVSEFNIEGLKATEKLRGKGIKTELILKEGSLKARMKLANKIGARYVVFVSEKPELKDMESGEQEIFHNIDDLIDVLVEKI
- the lpxA gene encoding acyl-ACP--UDP-N-acetylglucosamine O-acyltransferase codes for the protein MTVEIHPTAIVSKNAKLGVNVKVGPFSIIDEDVEIGDNTEISSNVRIKKFTTIGESCLISEGAVIGGIPQHLGFKGEESYVKIGNNVVIREYVTIHRGTSFDDGITSIGDNTYLMAYVHVAHDCKVGHDTILANAVTLAGHVKVGNYVFIGGLTPIHQFCRIGDYAMVGGASAVDKDIPPFTRASKNHAMLYGLNLVGLKRRGFTPEQIKILKEAYRIIFRKAPTLEEGIKEVIEKLPNTKEIQMLIDFIKSSKRGIAPEASKRK
- a CDS encoding archaemetzincin family Zn-dependent metalloprotease; amino-acid sequence: MNIRFIRLQPYSPEDNIDKNLLTGRLVEIFKTPVMWNSPVMIPQIAFDNYRNQYLGSYFLKDLLKFKKDNEIILGIVSKDLYEPELNFVFGVASPLTKTAVISTYRLHNSFYGIPENYEIFMDRVTKEAVHEIGHTLGLGHCPNPECVMHFSNSIEDTDRKSYYFCPSCYKKVLSSLGL